Part of the Pseudomonas lijiangensis genome is shown below.
GTCAAGCAGGGGTTCTTCACCTACGCAGGGCCTGAAGACTTCTATCGCATCACCACTTTCAGGCCGACACGCAGCCATGGCTGGACCAGCGTCGAATACGACCCCTACGGTTTGTTCGTGACCAAAGTCACTGACCCGGTGGGCTGCGTCACCACAGCGACGTACAACTATCGCGTGCTGCAAGTGTTCCGGATTGTCGACCCCAACCACAACACTCAGGAGGCGGACTACGATGCATTCGGCCGGTTATGGTCGAGCAGCTTCTATGGCACAGAACTGGGTCAGGAGGTCGGCTTTGATCCGCTTGACCCCACTGTACGCATATGGGGTGGTAGCAATCAGGCAATCCTTAAGCCTGCAACCGCGCTAAAGAACTCGGCCAACGTTTATTACTACGACGGCAATGTCGCATTTGATACGGGCACTGTCCCCTTTACCAGCGCCGCCCTTCAGGCAGACCGCTATCCGGGCGATCCAGACAAACAGATCCGCATCAGCCTGGTGTCGGTGGACGGCTTCGGACGTACCTTGCAGACCCGCCAACTGGTCGAGGACGGCGATGCCTATGCGGTCGATGAATACGGCAAGCTGATTCTGGAAGGCGGCAAACCGAAAATCGTCCACGCCTCCCCGCGCTGGAGGGTCAGCGAGCGGGTGGAATACAACAACAAAGGGTTGGCAGTGCGGGTCTATCGCCCTTACTTCGCCAACAGTCACTTGTATGTGAAAGACGAATCGTTGCGTGAGCACGGTCATTTCGACCGCCAGTTCTACGACCCGCTGGGGCGCCCGACCATCACCCTCACCGCCAAGGGCTGGATGCGACGTCAGACATACCGGACCTGGTACAGCATCAGCGAGGACGAGAACGATACGGCTGAAGAAATGCTGGCATTGAAGGTGTCAGGAGAGCAGTGATGAGCAATGCACTACACGCCCGCACTCCGATTGTGACTGCTATTGACGGGCGAGGCCTGACGGTACGCGCCACCGAGTATCGCAAGCTTCAGGATCAGGACGAACCGCTCGCCCTGACATCGCGCATGGCCTATGACGTTGCCGGTCGTCTCACTGCACTCTGGGACCCGCGTCTTTGGGCACTCGCGCAGAAGGATGCGGCATCACCCGCCAATCGAACTTACCGTTACAACCTTGCTGGCGTTCCGCTACAGAGCGAGAGCGTAGACGCCGGTTGGGAGCTGATCTTGTCGGCAGAGGCCAGCAATATCGTTGAAAGCTGGGATACACGAGGCAGCACACAACAGATCAAATACGACCCCTACCTCAGACCCGTGGCGACCGTGGAGATCGACGCACAACAAAATGCCCGCACGATCATCCGCTCGGTCTATGCCGACAGCAGCGAAGAGTCGGCCGAACACAATCGGTGCGGTCAACTGGCTCGTCTGGATGACACCGCAGGCTCGCTGCACTTTCCGGATTATGGGGTTCTGGGCCAGCTTCTCAGCCAGCCCAGGCAATTCCTGAAAGCCCCGGAACTGCCTGACTGGACAGACGCAACGGACTATCTCGACCTGGTGGAAGCCGAAGCCTTTACCACGCACTGGCAGTACAACGCTGTCGCAGAGCAGACACTGCAAACCGACGCCAGAGGCAATGCCCAGCGTACGACCTACTCGGTTGCAGGCAACCTGAGCGGCGTTTATCTACAACTGAATTCACAGGACGAAACCACGCTTGTGGATGGCATGATTTACAACGCCTTCGGCCAGGTAGAAGAACAGACCGCGGGAAACGGCGTGGTCAGCCAGGCCGTTTATGAAGCATCCACCGGCCTGCTGCAAAGCCTGAGCGCAGGCCGCGCCGGCAATGAAGCCCTGCAATCGCTGCATTACGATTACGACCCGGTCGGCAACATCCTGCAGATCGAAGACAATGCCCAACCGATCCGCTTTTTCGCCAACCAGCGTATCGAGCCGATCAGCCGCTACCGTTACGACACGCTCTATCACTTGATCGAAGCCACAGGTCGTGAAGTCAAGACCGGTGCCAGCCATGGCCCCGCCTTGCCCGTCCTGCAAAACCTGCCGCCCGATCCGAATCAGGTCAGCAACTACACCCAGAGTTACGACTACGACAGCGCCGGTAATCTGTTGCAGATGCGCCATGTCGGCGCACAAACTTTTACCCGCACCATGCGCGTGGCACCGGACAGCAACCGCAGTTTGCCGGAAGGTGAAGTCGAGGTGGATTTGGCCAACGGCTTCGATGCCAATGGCAACTTACTGCAACTGGTACGCGGCCAGACGCTGGAGTGGGACTTACGCAATCAACTCCAACAAATCACCACAGTTACCCGCGCCACCGCTGCAAACGATAACGAGCAGTACGTCTACGAAGGTCAGGGTCAGCGCTGTCGCAAGATCAACAGCACTCAAACCTCCAGCCGCACGTTGAACAGTGAAGTGCGCTACCTGCCAGGACTGGAAATCCGCACCACGGCCGATGGTGAAATCCTGCATGTCATCACTCTCCAGGCAGGTCGCAGTAACGTGCGGGTTTTGCACTGGCAGGCAGGCCAGCCGAGCGGCATTGCCAACGATCAAGTGCGTTACAGCCTGGACGATCATCTGGGGTCGAGCACGCTGGAACTGGACCAGCAAGGCGGCCTGATCAGCCAGGAAGGTTACTACCCGTTTGGCGGCACGGCCTGGTGGGCGGCGCGCAGTGCTGTGGAAGCGAAGTACAAGACGGTGCGTTACTCGGGCAAGGAGCTCGATGCCAGCGGGCTGTATTACTACGGTTTTCGCTATTACGCGCCGTGGTTGCAGCGCTGGATCAATCCGGACCCGGCAGGTGATATCGACGGTTTGAATCTATATCAAATGCTGGGTAACAACCCCGTCAGCCGATTCGACCTGGATGGAAGAATGGACTCATCCGGGGCACCGGATCGAACAGAAGCCAAAAGAAAACTTATCCACAATACGGTTGTTCATCTCTCAGCGCTGAAACTTGTTAAAGAACGAGTCCGGGCAGTCAGGCAGCAGATAGAAAACTATCTGGACCATGAAGAGCGTGGTATCTCGGCTGTCAGACGCAGCGCATCCCTGATGGGCCAGACCACCGCAAAAGTGGCCGGCTCTACAGGCGGTGGCACTGCAGCGGGAGTCTTGGTTGGGGCAATCGCATGCGCAGCATGCGGCCCCGTCGGATGGGTGGCGGGCGGAGCTGCACTTGTCGGCGGGTTCGCAGCCGGGAAGCTATCAGGGTTCATAGCGGAAAAAGCCACCGACATGCTGGATTTGAACACTGCCATCAATTTGAAAATCAGCGTTCTGGACTCTGAGAAGCTATTTGAGGAAGCTGAAAAAACAGCCCATTCACTGCTTGGGACGGTGATGCATATAGTACGTGGATATACCGATATAAGGGATAAAAAAGCACGTCAGAACGTGTTGAAGTTAGCGGCTGGAACAGTATTGGAGCAAACTCCGGTTGTCGGCACTGCCATAAAACACGCTCCGGAATTCGTGGAGCTGACCTACGAAATACAGCACAGCGAAAACCAGATAGAACCTGAGAAATGGGAGTATCTGGACACCCATCTGGATGCACTGGAAACGGCTTTGCTAGAAAGGATGAACGCTCTCAAAGAGGAATTTGAAAGAACCGGCATAGAATCGGTAAAGGTCAGTGTAATACCGTTGAAATCGAGAGCATCGTTTGAATCCTTGAACAAAATGACGACAAAGGTAATCGGTATTATTAAAGAAACCCGAGATTTATCCATTGAAGCCAGGAAACCGGGTCGACAAAACTCACAGTTCAAGATGACTAGATTGTAAAAACGATAGGTGACGTGAATTCGCGAATACCTGCTGATGCTGTAAATACTGCTCGCGGCCAAGGCCCCTTCCATATTGCCTCGTGGGAGGAGCCTTGGCCGCGACAGGGTTCGATGTCAGGTGTGATATGACATACGGCCAAGTCGGCCCATGTCACTGAACTAAACTCATCTCAGACCGCAGACAGGGACGCTTGCGAATGAACATGGCGCTGCATACTCATACACCTACGCTGATCGCTATTGACCCGCGAGGTTTGGCGATGCGCAGCGTTGCGTTTTGCCGTAGCGAGCAGGATCAACCTGCCGATGAGCGGGTGAACTCTCAGACTTTTGATCTGGCAGGACGTCTGGTCAGTCAACGTGATCCACGCCTTGCACTTCCCAATCTCAACACGACTTACAGCCTCAGCAATCAGGCGCTGCTGACCGAAAGCGTCGACGCCGGCTGGCGGCTCGGGTTATTGAACGAAGCAGGCTTGCCGGTTGAAGGTTGGGACAGTCGCGGTAGCCGACGCCAGGTTGAATACGATGCTGTGCTGCGCCCTTTGGCAATCATCGAAGACGGACTGGTAAGCGAGCGGCTTGGTTACGGCGGGCCGGATGGTTTCGAGCACAATCAGTGCAATCAGCTCATTCGTCATGACGATACGGCGGGGACTCGTCATCTGCCGGATTACGGTTTGCTCGGGGCTGCACTGATCGAAGTCCGGCATTTTCTGCACTCCTTGGAAACATCGGACTGGCCGCTGGCCGAAGCCGAACGCGATGCCCTGCTGGAAAGCGACAGCCTGGAAACACAGTGGGCGTTCAATGCTCTGGGCGAACAGATTCGGCAGACCGATGTCATGGGTAATACGCAGTCCTTCAAACAGACCGTGGCCGGGCAATTGAAAGCCGTCGATCTGAAGTTATCGAACGCCACACAGACGCTGGTCAGCGATACCCATTACAACGCTTTCAATCAGGTCGAGCAGGAAACGGCGGGCAATGGTGTGATCCGACGCTCGCTCTACGATCCGCAAGATGGTCGCTTGATGGAAATTCGGGCGGGTAGCCCAGCGTTGCAGCATCTTATCTACGCTTACGATCCGGCTGGCAATATCCTGCAGATCGAAGACACTGCCCAACCGATTCGTTTCTTTGCCAACCAGCGGGTCGAGCCAATCAGCCGCTACCGCTACGACACCCTTTACCAGTTGATCGAAGCCACGGGCCGCGAGGTCAATACCGCTGCCAGTCACGGCCCTGCCCTGCCCGGCTTGCAGCCGCTGCCGCCTGATCCGAACCAGATCAGCAATTACACCCAAAACTACGATTACGACAGCGCTGGCAATTTGTTGCAGATGCGTCATGTCGGCGCTCAGTCGTTCACACGCACCATGCGTGTGGCGCAGAACAGCAATCGCAGCCTATCTGAAAGCGAGGTAGATGCAGACTTCAACGAAGCCTTCGATGCCAACGGCAACCTGCTGCAACTCATACGTGGCCAGACACTGGACTGGGACGTTCGCAACCAACTCCAGCAAATCACCACAGTCAGCCGCGCCACCGAAGCCAGCGATTACGAGCGCTATATCTACGACGGCCAAGGGCAAAGATGCCGCAAAATCAACAGCACACAAACCTCCAGCCGCTCCCTGAACAACGAGGTTCGTTACCTGCCGGGGCTGGAAATCCGCACCACGGCAGATGGTGAAATCCTGCACGTCATCACGGCTCAAAACAGTCGGGTACTGCACTGGCAGGCAGGCCAACCGAGCGGCATCGCCAACGATCAAATCCGCTACAGCCTGAGTGATCACTTGGGCTCAAGCACGCTGGAGCTGGACCATGAAGGCAAACTGATCAGCCAGGAAAGTTATTACCCGTTCGGCGGCACCTCATGGTGGGCTGCACGCAGTGCCGTGGAGGCCAAATACAAGACGGTGCGTTACTCAGGCAAGGAGCGCGATGCCAGCGGGCTGTATTACTACGGATTCAGGTATTACGCGCCGTGGTTGCAGCGGTGGATAAATCCGGACCCGGCAGGTGATGTGAACGGACTTAATCTTTTTTGTTTCGTGGGCAATAACCCCGTTCTCACCAATGATCTGGATGGCAGAATCTATATAGGTAAACAAGATGAACATGAAAAAGCCGTTTGGGAAGAATTACACATCATTTATTATCGCGGGCTAGATGAGTTTCCTACTGAGCTGAGAGAAAAATTAAAAAGCGAACTGATCACAGCGCATGCAATTTTTCAAGACGCACTGTACATGATTAAAACTCACCCTGAAGAAAGCCATGAAATCATGAAAGATTTTTTTGGCTTTTTCTATAACGATGCAAAAGACCAGATCATAGAAAATTGGGAGCAGAGCTTCTTACTAGCCGCCCTATATAGGGGCGATCTTGGAAAAGACAAAATTGTGGGCATCAAAAGGCCTCAATACTCAAAGATGCAAGGTTTTGTTAGAAGCAACGATCCTGAAGGTCGAATATGGTTGAATATCGATAATATTAACACCCCTGAACTCGCCACTCTTCTAGGCCACGAAATCACTCATGTGGGTGAGGTCAGCGGAAGCCCTGTAAAAGGAGCAAAATCACGCGATTACTATTACCTTAATGATATAAACAACGTGTTCTCCGACCTAAGCAAACCCTTGATACGCAAATACACTTCTTCAGTTATTACTGGAGGGAGCATAGTTAAGGAACATATAAAAAACAGCATAGCCTTTATAGAAAAAATCAAGCTTCTTCATCCCTATCCAGACATGGTGAAAACTCTGGACGACGCAGTCAAAGCGTTCAATGATTCCCCCCCCATGCGCCCTCATATTGCTGCTGAGAATGCAGACTCGTTGATCCACGCAGCGTATCACCTGCACACACTTTTCAAGAGGGATATCTTGCCAAACTTACAACGTCAACAAGCGAGGCATTCGCACGCACAAGCAAACCCATAGGCGACTTTTTATGTCCCACTCGATGTCAGATGAACCTGCCTGAGTCCCCGAACTCAGCTCAGGTCGCAAGCAGAGAACATTACGATGAATATGGCGCTGCATACTCACACACCTACGCTGATCGTTATCGATCCGCGAGGTTTGGCGATGCGCAGCGTTGCGTTTTGCCGTAGCGAGCAGGATCAATCTGCCGATGAGCGGGTGAACTCTCAGACTTATGATCTGGCAGGACGGCTGGTCAGTCAGCGTGATCCACGCCTTGCGCTTCCCAATCTCAACACGACTTACAGCCTCAGCAATCAGGCGTTGCTGACCGAAAGCGTCGACGCCGGCTGGCGGCTCGGGTTATTGAACGAAGCAGGCTTGCCGGTTGAAGGTTGGGACAGTCGCGGTAGCCAACGCCAGGTTCAATACGATTCGATGCTGCGCCCTTTAGCAATCACTGAAGACGGGCTGGTAACCGAGCGGCTTGGTTATGGCGAGGCGGATGGTTTTGAGCATAACCAGTGCAACCAGTTGATTCGCCATGACGATACGGCGGGGACTCGCCATCTGCCGGATTACGGTGTGCTCGGGGCTGCACTGATCGAAGCCCGGCATTTTTTGCTTGATCCAGTAACATCGGACTGGCCATTTGACGAGGTAGAGCGCGATGCCCTGCTGGAAAGCAATCGCCTGGAAACGCATTGGGCCTTTAATGCCTTGGGTGAGCCTCTTCTGCAAACCGATGCCATGGGTAATGCACAGTCCTTCAAACAGACCGTGGCCGGGCAATTGAAAGCCGTCGATCTGAAGTTATCGAACGCCACACAGACGCTGGTCAGCGATATCCAGTACAACGCTTTCAATCAGGTTGAGCAGGAAACGGCAGGCAATGGTGTGATCCGCCGCTCGCTCTACGATCCGCAAGATGGTCGTTTGATGGAAATCAGCGCGGGCAGCCCAGCGTTGCAGCATCTTATCTACGCTTACGATCCGGTCGGCAATATCCAGCAGATCGAAGATGCTGCCCAACCGATTCGTTTCTTTGCCAACCAGCGGGTCGAGCCAATCAGCCGCTACCGCTACGACACCCTTTACCAGTTGATCGAAGCCACTGGCCGCGAGGTCAATACCGCTGCCAGTCACGGTCCTGCCCTGCCCGGCTTGCAGCCGCTGCCGCCTGATCCGAACCAGATCAGCAATTACACCCAAAACTACGATTACGACAGCGCTGGCAATTTGTTGCAGATGCGCCACGTCGGCGCGCAAAACTTTACCCGCACCATGCACGTTGCAGAGGACAGCAATCGCAGCCTGCCCGAAGATGAAACTGACGCGGACTTTGATACCGGCTTCGACCCCAATGGCAACCAGCTGCAACTGATACGCGGCCAGACTCTGGCTTGGGATGTACGCAACCAGTTACAGCAAATCACCACCGTCACCCGCGCCACCGAAGCCAACGATTACGAACGCTATATCTACGACGGCCAAGGCCAACGCTGTCGCAAGATCAACAGCACCCAAACCTCCAGTCGCACGCTGAACAACGAGGTTCGTTACCTGCCGGGGCTGGAAATCCGCACCACGGCAGGCGGTGAAATCCTGCACGTCATCACGGCCCAAAACAGTCGGGTACTGCATTGGCAGGCAGGCCCACCGAGCGGCATCGCCAACGATCAAATCCGCTACAGCCTGAGTGATCACTTGGGCTCCAACACTCTGGAACTGGACCATCAAGGCAAACTGATCAGCCAGGAAAGTTACTATCCGTTTGGCGGCACGGCCTGGTGGGCTGCGCGCAGTGCCGTGGAGGCGAAGTACAAAACGGTGAGGTATTCAGGCAAGGAGCGCGATGCCAGCGGACTGTATTACTACGGTTTCAGGTATTACGCGCCGTGGTTGCAGCGGTGGATCAATCCGGACCCGGCGGGCAATGTGGACGGCCTGAATCTTTTCTGTTTTGTCGGGAACAATCCGATCGCGTCGTTCGACAGCAATGGCTCCATCACCGTATTCACCAATAATGATCAAAAATACTTTATCGATGAAGAACTTCAGGACCGGCTAAAAAACGCCCAAAAACAATCGCAGGTACAGTACGACTTCCTGAAGAACAGCTACTACCATGAATTTGAAGACACCTACACGATATCCTCAAAACTTTCCCACAAAGATTACAAATTTGAAGACTATTTTGAAAATAAATTTCTACCCCATAAATGGACATTCAAACAACTTTTCAAACACGTGCGAGCAGAGCCAGTCGTCCATGCGGACCAAGTCATTGTCGAGCAATTCATGCGAGTATCAAGTGCCGAAGGTTTCCCGAACGCGCTGCCCTCGGTGATAAAACACAGTCTGGTTATCAATCAGGGAGTCATTGAAGTGGCCCGCAAATATGCTAGCGGCTCCCCAGAGCTTCTGAACGCTTTTCTGAACGATACCCAGAATGGAAAAAGCACCCAGCGAATATTGAATACGTTAAAGATGGTAGCAACCCGCGTTGAAACCGGGCTTTCAGGCTCTTCCGATTGGGATATCTACATCCATGTCGAGCCTCAAGAACTGGCGGCAATCAAAACGGAAGAAACCGCCGTCAAGAAACTATCCAGATTCACTATCACTGCCGTCGAGCAGACTGCCAAAACCTCAAGGTTTACGGTCATTCCCGCGCAACCCGCCATTGAGGTTCGACGCAACTCAAGAACACGGAAGAGGAGCGCATGAACATGGCGCTGCACACCCTCACACCTACGCTGATCGTTATCGACCCGCGAGGTTTGGCGATACGCAACGTTGCGTTTTATCGCAGCGAGCCTGATGAGCCTGTCGATGAGCGTGTGAACTCTCAGACCTGTGATGCGGCAGGTCGACTGGTCAGCCAGCGTGATCCGCGCCTCTCTATTGAAAACCTCCGCACCACCTACAGCCTCAGCAATCAGGCGCTACTGACCGAAAGCGTCGATGCCGGCTGGCGGCTAGGGTTATTGAACGAAGCAGGCTTGCCGGTTGAAGGTTGGGACAGTCGCGGTAGCCGACGCCAGGTTGAATACGATGCTGTGTTGCGCCCTTTGGCAATCATCGAAGACGGGCTGGTAACCGAACGGCTTGGCTACGGCGGCACAGATGGTTTTGAGCATAACCAGTGCAACCAGTTGATTCGCCATGACGATACGGCGGGGACCCTGCTTTGGTCCGATTACAGCGTGATCGGCTCGGCAATAACCGAAACCCGAGACTTTCTAAAAGCGCTGGAAACGCCGGACTGGCCGCTCACTGAAACCGATCGCGATGCGCTGCTGGAAAATGACCCACTGCAAACCCGGCACACCTTCAATGCGCTGGGCGAAGCCATTGAGCAAACCGATGCCATGGGTAATATGCAGCGCTTCAGGCAGACCGTTGCCGGGCAACTGAAAAGCGTCGCACTGATTCTGGCTGGAACCACGCAAGCGCAGACGCTGGTCGGTGACATTCGCTACAACGCTTTCGATCAGGTCGAGCAGGAAACAGCAGGGAATGGCGTCGTCAGCCTGGCTGTTTATGAGGCGTCCAATGGCCTGCTACAAAGTCTGTCGGCAAGTCGTACGGGTAATGAAACGCTGCAATCGTTGCACTACTCATACGACCCGGTTGGCAATATTCTGCAAATCGAAGATACCGTACAGCCCGTACGTTTCTTCGCCAACCAGCGCATCGAGCCGGTCAGTCGTTACACCTACGACACGCTCTATCAACTGATCGAAGCCACAGGCCGCGAGGTCAATAGTGGGGCCAGTCATGGGCCTGCTCTACCGGGGCTACAACCGCTGCCGCCCGATCCGAATCAGGTCAGCAATTACACCCAGAGTTACGACTACGACCCGGCAGGCAACCTGCTACAGATGCGCCATGTCGGCGCGCAGTCTTTTACCCGCACCATGCGTGTGGCGCCGGACAGTAATCGCAGCCTGCCCGAAGGTGAGGTAGATGCAGACTTCAACGAAGCCTTCGATGCCAATGGCAACATGCAACAACTGATACGTGGCCAGACGCTGGGCTGGGACTTGCGCAATCAATTGCAGGAAATCACTACTGTCACCCGAACGACCAAAGCCAGCGATCATGAGCGCTACATCTACGACGGCCAGGGCCAGCGCTGTCGCAAGATCAACAGCGCCCAAACCTCCAGTCGCACCCTGAACAACGAGGTTCGCTACCTGCCGGGGCTGGAAATCCGCACCACTGCCGATGGCGAAATCCTGCATGTCATCACCGCCCAGAACGCTCGGGTATTACACTGGCAGGCAGGCCTGCCAAGCGGCATCGAGAACGATCAGATCCGCTACAGCCTGAGCGATCATCTGGGCTCAAGTGTTCTGGAACTGGACCAGCAAGGAAACCTGATCAGCCAGGAAAGTTATTACCCGTTCGGCGGCACATCCTGGTGGGCGGCGCGCAGTGCTGTGGATGCGAAGTACAAGACGATCAGGTATTCAGGCAAGGAGCGCGATGCCAGCGGGTTGTATTACTACGGTTTCAGGTATTACGCGCCGTGGTTGCAGCGCTGGATCAATCCGGATCCGGCGGGGGATGTGGATGGGTTGAATACCTTTGAAGCACTGCACAACAACCCCCTGAACAGCATTGATCCACAGGGCAATAAACCCGTCCCCACAAAAGCACATTACTTCTGGGAAGGCAGTGATATTGCCGAGCTGTCTCTGCAAAACATTCTGATGTTCCAGGAGGTCAATCCCGAGTATGAAATCAACCTGTGGACGTCCAGGCCTGCTCAAATACTGAACACCCTGACAGCCCTGAAAGAAAGTGCCGACCCGTCCAAGCGGGTAATCGCTAACCTGCATGGAGAATCGTTGAACCTGCGTGATCCGCATGAGTTATTCAAAGAACTTGCGCAGTTCTACCCGCAAGCCGAAAAGCTGGAATCAATATTTGCGCGGGAAAATACAGGCCCCTTCAAGAACTTGGCGGCAGGCAGCGACATCCTTGAACTGGCAGCTGTGTATACCGAAGGAGGCTTGTATATGGATGTCGACGTTGCCATAGGCGGCTCTATTGGAACACTGACGGCCGAACATGGTTTTCTCATATACATCGAAGATGATTTTGTTTCCAATGCGGTGATTGCCGCCACACCCCAGTCGGACTTCGTCAAACGACTGATGGACGAGATGGTCGACCGCTATACGGCAAACCCGGCGATGATGTTCGATAACGAGAATGCAGGCTGGAGCAAGAAGAGAAGCACAGAAGGCTCCGGGCTCATAAGTCGACTGAAACTGACGATGCATATGACCGGCCCGTCAATGATCAACAAATTTCTTCCCGCCTATCCACAGAGTGTAGAAAGCTATGCGCTGCCTCACGGTGCTTTCCACCACCGCACAGAAAGCGATGCGGCATTTTCACGGGACACCCCGCGCACCCTTCTCCACATTTTCACCCAGGGCTATACCCGAGGGCTGAATGGAGAAGGCGGCTGGGATAGGGTAAGGCCAGGAAGAAGGGCATCGCTGGCCTGAATGATGGTCAGAGATAACATCAACGTCATGACCGACTCGATGCAATGGCAATCAACCCCGCCGATCCAGCAGATTGACCACCAACCGGTCAATCCACCCCCAAAGCCTCTGCTTGACCCTGCGCCACAAAGGCCGGGCCTTCCAGTCGGCCAGGGTGATGTTGGCGCTCAAGGCAAAGTCCTTTTCAAAGCTGGCTACCACATCACGAGTCAAGGACGGGTCGATGGCTTCAAGGTTGGCCTCAAGGTTGAAGCGCAGGTTCCAGTGATCGAAATTGCAGGAGCCAATGCTGACCCAGTCATCGATCAGCACCATTTTCAGGTGCAGGAAGCGCGGTCGGTACTCGAAGATTTTCACTCCGGCCCTGAGCAGACGCGGATAGTAGCGATGCCCGGCGTAACGCACCGAAGGGTGATCGGTGCGCGGGCCGGTGAGAAGCAGGCGCACATCGACGCCCCGCAAAGCCGCCTTGCGCAGTGAGCGACGGACTTTCCAGGTGGGCAGGAAATACGGCGTCGCCAGCCAGATACGCTTCTGCCCGCTATTCAGGGCACGCACCAGAGACTGCACGATATCGCGATGCTGACGCGCATCGGCGTAGGCAACACGA
Proteins encoded:
- a CDS encoding RHS repeat domain-containing protein, with the translated sequence MSNALHARTPIVTAIDGRGLTVRATEYRKLQDQDEPLALTSRMAYDVAGRLTALWDPRLWALAQKDAASPANRTYRYNLAGVPLQSESVDAGWELILSAEASNIVESWDTRGSTQQIKYDPYLRPVATVEIDAQQNARTIIRSVYADSSEESAEHNRCGQLARLDDTAGSLHFPDYGVLGQLLSQPRQFLKAPELPDWTDATDYLDLVEAEAFTTHWQYNAVAEQTLQTDARGNAQRTTYSVAGNLSGVYLQLNSQDETTLVDGMIYNAFGQVEEQTAGNGVVSQAVYEASTGLLQSLSAGRAGNEALQSLHYDYDPVGNILQIEDNAQPIRFFANQRIEPISRYRYDTLYHLIEATGREVKTGASHGPALPVLQNLPPDPNQVSNYTQSYDYDSAGNLLQMRHVGAQTFTRTMRVAPDSNRSLPEGEVEVDLANGFDANGNLLQLVRGQTLEWDLRNQLQQITTVTRATAANDNEQYVYEGQGQRCRKINSTQTSSRTLNSEVRYLPGLEIRTTADGEILHVITLQAGRSNVRVLHWQAGQPSGIANDQVRYSLDDHLGSSTLELDQQGGLISQEGYYPFGGTAWWAARSAVEAKYKTVRYSGKELDASGLYYYGFRYYAPWLQRWINPDPAGDIDGLNLYQMLGNNPVSRFDLDGRMDSSGAPDRTEAKRKLIHNTVVHLSALKLVKERVRAVRQQIENYLDHEERGISAVRRSASLMGQTTAKVAGSTGGGTAAGVLVGAIACAACGPVGWVAGGAALVGGFAAGKLSGFIAEKATDMLDLNTAINLKISVLDSEKLFEEAEKTAHSLLGTVMHIVRGYTDIRDKKARQNVLKLAAGTVLEQTPVVGTAIKHAPEFVELTYEIQHSENQIEPEKWEYLDTHLDALETALLERMNALKEEFERTGIESVKVSVIPLKSRASFESLNKMTTKVIGIIKETRDLSIEARKPGRQNSQFKMTRL
- a CDS encoding RHS repeat domain-containing protein → MNMALHTHTPTLIAIDPRGLAMRSVAFCRSEQDQPADERVNSQTFDLAGRLVSQRDPRLALPNLNTTYSLSNQALLTESVDAGWRLGLLNEAGLPVEGWDSRGSRRQVEYDAVLRPLAIIEDGLVSERLGYGGPDGFEHNQCNQLIRHDDTAGTRHLPDYGLLGAALIEVRHFLHSLETSDWPLAEAERDALLESDSLETQWAFNALGEQIRQTDVMGNTQSFKQTVAGQLKAVDLKLSNATQTLVSDTHYNAFNQVEQETAGNGVIRRSLYDPQDGRLMEIRAGSPALQHLIYAYDPAGNILQIEDTAQPIRFFANQRVEPISRYRYDTLYQLIEATGREVNTAASHGPALPGLQPLPPDPNQISNYTQNYDYDSAGNLLQMRHVGAQSFTRTMRVAQNSNRSLSESEVDADFNEAFDANGNLLQLIRGQTLDWDVRNQLQQITTVSRATEASDYERYIYDGQGQRCRKINSTQTSSRSLNNEVRYLPGLEIRTTADGEILHVITAQNSRVLHWQAGQPSGIANDQIRYSLSDHLGSSTLELDHEGKLISQESYYPFGGTSWWAARSAVEAKYKTVRYSGKERDASGLYYYGFRYYAPWLQRWINPDPAGDVNGLNLFCFVGNNPVLTNDLDGRIYIGKQDEHEKAVWEELHIIYYRGLDEFPTELREKLKSELITAHAIFQDALYMIKTHPEESHEIMKDFFGFFYNDAKDQIIENWEQSFLLAALYRGDLGKDKIVGIKRPQYSKMQGFVRSNDPEGRIWLNIDNINTPELATLLGHEITHVGEVSGSPVKGAKSRDYYYLNDINNVFSDLSKPLIRKYTSSVITGGSIVKEHIKNSIAFIEKIKLLHPYPDMVKTLDDAVKAFNDSPPMRPHIAAENADSLIHAAYHLHTLFKRDILPNLQRQQARHSHAQANP
- a CDS encoding RHS repeat-associated core domain-containing protein, whose amino-acid sequence is MNMALHTHTPTLIVIDPRGLAMRSVAFCRSEQDQSADERVNSQTYDLAGRLVSQRDPRLALPNLNTTYSLSNQALLTESVDAGWRLGLLNEAGLPVEGWDSRGSQRQVQYDSMLRPLAITEDGLVTERLGYGEADGFEHNQCNQLIRHDDTAGTRHLPDYGVLGAALIEARHFLLDPVTSDWPFDEVERDALLESNRLETHWAFNALGEPLLQTDAMGNAQSFKQTVAGQLKAVDLKLSNATQTLVSDIQYNAFNQVEQETAGNGVIRRSLYDPQDGRLMEISAGSPALQHLIYAYDPVGNIQQIEDAAQPIRFFANQRVEPISRYRYDTLYQLIEATGREVNTAASHGPALPGLQPLPPDPNQISNYTQNYDYDSAGNLLQMRHVGAQNFTRTMHVAEDSNRSLPEDETDADFDTGFDPNGNQLQLIRGQTLAWDVRNQLQQITTVTRATEANDYERYIYDGQGQRCRKINSTQTSSRTLNNEVRYLPGLEIRTTAGGEILHVITAQNSRVLHWQAGPPSGIANDQIRYSLSDHLGSNTLELDHQGKLISQESYYPFGGTAWWAARSAVEAKYKTVRYSGKERDASGLYYYGFRYYAPWLQRWINPDPAGNVDGLNLFCFVGNNPIASFDSNGSITVFTNNDQKYFIDEELQDRLKNAQKQSQVQYDFLKNSYYHEFEDTYTISSKLSHKDYKFEDYFENKFLPHKWTFKQLFKHVRAEPVVHADQVIVEQFMRVSSAEGFPNALPSVIKHSLVINQGVIEVARKYASGSPELLNAFLNDTQNGKSTQRILNTLKMVATRVETGLSGSSDWDIYIHVEPQELAAIKTEETAVKKLSRFTITAVEQTAKTSRFTVIPAQPAIEVRRNSRTRKRSA